A window of the Loxodonta africana isolate mLoxAfr1 chromosome 3, mLoxAfr1.hap2, whole genome shotgun sequence genome harbors these coding sequences:
- the KIRREL1 gene encoding kin of IRRE-like protein 1 isoform X1 — translation MLSLLVWILTLSDTFSQGTQTRFSQEPADQTVVAGQRAVLPCVLFNYSGIVQWTKDGLALGMGQGLKAWPRYRVMGSADAGQYNLEITDAELSDDASYECQATEAALRSRRAKLTVLIPPEDTRIDGGPVILLQAGIPHNLTCRAFNAKPAATIIWFRDGTQQDGAVASTELLKDGKRETTISQLLINPTDLDIGRVFTCRSVNEAIPNGKETSIELDVHHPPTVTLSIEPQTVQEGERVIFTCQATANPEILGYRWAKGGFLIEDAHESRYETNVDYSFFTEPVSCEVHNKVGSTNVSTLVNVHFAPRIVVDPKPTTTDIGSDVTLTCVWVGNPPLTLTWTKKDSNMGPRPPGSPPEAALSAQVLSNSNQLLLKSVTQADAGTYTCRAIVPRIGVAEREVPLYVNGPPIISSEAVQYAVRGDGGKVECFIGSTPPPDRIAWAWKENFLEVGTLERYTVERTNSGSGVLSTLTINNVMEADFQTHYNCTAWNSFGPGTAIIQLEEREVLPVGIIAGATIGAGILLIFFFIALVFFLYRRRKGSRKDVTLRKLDIKVETVNREPLTMHSDREDDTASVSTATRVMKAIYSSFKDDVDLKQDLRCDTIDTREEYEMKDPTNGYYNVRAHEDRPSSRTMIYADYRGPGPTTRFDGRPSSRLSHSSGYAQLNTYSRAPASDYVAESTPSGPAAPAGTDTTSQLSYENYEKFNSHPFPGAAGYPTYRLGYPQAPPSGLERTPYEAYDPIGKYATATRFSYTSQHSDYGQRFQQRMQTHV, via the exons CCTGGCCGCGGTACCGGGTCATGGGCTCTGCCGATGCCGGACAGTACAACCTGGAGATCACAGATGCTGAGCTCTCAGACGACGCCTCTTACGAGTGCCAGGCCACGGAGGCCGCCCTGCGATCCCGGCGGGCCAAGCTCACCGTGCTAA TCCCCCCAGAGGACACCAGGATTGATGGAGGCCCTGTGATTCTGCTGCAGGCAGGCATCCCCCACAACCTGACGTGCCGAGCCTTCAACGCCAAGCCTGCCGCCACCATCATCTGGTTCCGGGACGGGACACAACAGGATGGCGCTGTGGCCAGCACG GAATTGCTGAAGGATGGGAAGAGGGAGACCACCATTAGCCAGCTGCTCATTAACCCCACAGACCTGGACATCGGGCGTGTCTTCACCTGCCGCAGTGTGAATGAGGCTATCCCAAATGGCAAGGAGACCTCCATTGAGCTCGACGTGCACC ATCCTCCTACGGTAACCCTGTCCATAGAGCCACAGACGGTGCAGGAGGGTGAGCGTGTCATCTTCACATGCCAGGCCACAGCCAACCCCGAGATCCTGGGCTACAG GTGGGCCAAGGGGGGTTTCTTGATTGAAGACGCCCATGAGAGTCGCTATGAGACAAATGTCGATTATTCCTTCTTCACGGAGCCTGTATCCTGTGAGGTCCACAACAAAGTGGGGAGCACCAATGTCAGCACTTTAGTAAATGTCCACT TTGCCCCCCGGATTGTAGTTGACCCCAAGCCTACGACCACAGATATAGGCTCTGATGTGACCCTCACCTGTGTCTGGGTTGGGAACCCCCCCCTCACCCTCACCTGGACCAAAAAGGACTCAAACATG GGGCCCAGACCTCCTGGCTCCCCACCCGAGGCTGCTCTCTCTGCCCAGGTCCTGAGTAACAGCAACCAGCTGCTGCTGAAGTCCGTGACCCAGGCAGATGCCGGCACCTACACCTGCCGAGCCATCGTGCCTCGGATTGGAGTGGCTGAACGGGAGGTACCCCTGTATGTAAATG GGCCCCCCATTATCTCCAGTGAGGCGGTGCAGTATGCAGTGAGGGGGGATGGAGGCAAGGTGGAGTGTTTCATCGGGAGCACGCCACCCCCGGATCGCATT GCCTGGGCATGGAAGGAGAACTTCCTGGAGGTGGGGACCCTAGAACGCTATACGGTGGAGAGGACCAACTCGGGCAGTGGGGTGCTGTCCACACTCACCATCAACAATGTCATGGAGGCTGACTTCCAGACCCACTACAACTGCACTGCGTGGAACAGCTTTGGCCCGGGCACGGCAATCATCCAGCTGGAAGAACGAG AGGTGTTGCCCGTGGGCATCATCGCCGGGGCCACCATTGGTGCGGGCATCCTGCTCATCTTCTTCTTCAtcgccttggtgttcttcctctACCGACGCCGCAAAGGCA GTCGCAAGGACGTGACCCTCAGGAAGCTAGACATCAAGGTGGAGACAGTGAACCGTGAGCCACTCACAATGCACTCTGACCGAGAGGATGACACCGCCAGCGTGTCCACCGCCACCCGGGTCATGAAGGCCATCTACTCG TCCTTTAAGGATGATGTGGATCTGAAGCAGGACCTGCGCTGTGACACCATCGACACCCGGGAAGAGTATGAGATGAAG GACCCTACCAATGGCTACTACAACGTGCGTGCCCACGAAGACCGCCCGTCTTCCAGGACCATGATCTATGCCGACTACCGGGGCCCTGGCCCCACTACCCGCTTCGATGGCCGCCCCTCCTCCCGTCTCTCCCACTCCAGCGGCTACGCCCAGCTCAACACCTACAGCCGGGCCCCTGCCTCCGACTACGTCGCTGAGTCCACACCCTCTGGTCCTGCCGCCCCGGCTGGCACCGACACCACCAGCCAGTTGTCCTACGAGAACTATGAGAAGTTCAATTCCCATCCTTTCCCCGGGGCAGCTGGGTACCCCACCTACCGACTGGGATACCCCCAGGCCCCGCCCTCCGGCCTGGAGCGGACCCCATATGAGGCGTATGACCCCATTGGCAAGTATGCCACGGCCACTCGGTTCTCCTACACCTCCCAGCATTCGGACTACGGCCAGCGCTTCCAGCAGCGCATGCAGACTCACGTGTAG
- the KIRREL1 gene encoding kin of IRRE-like protein 1 isoform X2 yields MLSLLVWILTLSDTFSQGTQTRFSQEPADQTVVAGQRAVLPCVLFNYSGIVQWTKDGLALGMGQGLKAWPRYRVMGSADAGQYNLEITDAELSDDASYECQATEAALRSRRAKLTVLIPPEDTRIDGGPVILLQAGIPHNLTCRAFNAKPAATIIWFRDGTQQDGAVASTELLKDGKRETTISQLLINPTDLDIGRVFTCRSVNEAIPNGKETSIELDVHHPPTVTLSIEPQTVQEGERVIFTCQATANPEILGYRWAKGGFLIEDAHESRYETNVDYSFFTEPVSCEVHNKVGSTNVSTLVNVHFAPRIVVDPKPTTTDIGSDVTLTCVWVGNPPLTLTWTKKDSNMVLSNSNQLLLKSVTQADAGTYTCRAIVPRIGVAEREVPLYVNGPPIISSEAVQYAVRGDGGKVECFIGSTPPPDRIAWAWKENFLEVGTLERYTVERTNSGSGVLSTLTINNVMEADFQTHYNCTAWNSFGPGTAIIQLEEREVLPVGIIAGATIGAGILLIFFFIALVFFLYRRRKGSRKDVTLRKLDIKVETVNREPLTMHSDREDDTASVSTATRVMKAIYSSFKDDVDLKQDLRCDTIDTREEYEMKDPTNGYYNVRAHEDRPSSRTMIYADYRGPGPTTRFDGRPSSRLSHSSGYAQLNTYSRAPASDYVAESTPSGPAAPAGTDTTSQLSYENYEKFNSHPFPGAAGYPTYRLGYPQAPPSGLERTPYEAYDPIGKYATATRFSYTSQHSDYGQRFQQRMQTHV; encoded by the exons CCTGGCCGCGGTACCGGGTCATGGGCTCTGCCGATGCCGGACAGTACAACCTGGAGATCACAGATGCTGAGCTCTCAGACGACGCCTCTTACGAGTGCCAGGCCACGGAGGCCGCCCTGCGATCCCGGCGGGCCAAGCTCACCGTGCTAA TCCCCCCAGAGGACACCAGGATTGATGGAGGCCCTGTGATTCTGCTGCAGGCAGGCATCCCCCACAACCTGACGTGCCGAGCCTTCAACGCCAAGCCTGCCGCCACCATCATCTGGTTCCGGGACGGGACACAACAGGATGGCGCTGTGGCCAGCACG GAATTGCTGAAGGATGGGAAGAGGGAGACCACCATTAGCCAGCTGCTCATTAACCCCACAGACCTGGACATCGGGCGTGTCTTCACCTGCCGCAGTGTGAATGAGGCTATCCCAAATGGCAAGGAGACCTCCATTGAGCTCGACGTGCACC ATCCTCCTACGGTAACCCTGTCCATAGAGCCACAGACGGTGCAGGAGGGTGAGCGTGTCATCTTCACATGCCAGGCCACAGCCAACCCCGAGATCCTGGGCTACAG GTGGGCCAAGGGGGGTTTCTTGATTGAAGACGCCCATGAGAGTCGCTATGAGACAAATGTCGATTATTCCTTCTTCACGGAGCCTGTATCCTGTGAGGTCCACAACAAAGTGGGGAGCACCAATGTCAGCACTTTAGTAAATGTCCACT TTGCCCCCCGGATTGTAGTTGACCCCAAGCCTACGACCACAGATATAGGCTCTGATGTGACCCTCACCTGTGTCTGGGTTGGGAACCCCCCCCTCACCCTCACCTGGACCAAAAAGGACTCAAACATG GTCCTGAGTAACAGCAACCAGCTGCTGCTGAAGTCCGTGACCCAGGCAGATGCCGGCACCTACACCTGCCGAGCCATCGTGCCTCGGATTGGAGTGGCTGAACGGGAGGTACCCCTGTATGTAAATG GGCCCCCCATTATCTCCAGTGAGGCGGTGCAGTATGCAGTGAGGGGGGATGGAGGCAAGGTGGAGTGTTTCATCGGGAGCACGCCACCCCCGGATCGCATT GCCTGGGCATGGAAGGAGAACTTCCTGGAGGTGGGGACCCTAGAACGCTATACGGTGGAGAGGACCAACTCGGGCAGTGGGGTGCTGTCCACACTCACCATCAACAATGTCATGGAGGCTGACTTCCAGACCCACTACAACTGCACTGCGTGGAACAGCTTTGGCCCGGGCACGGCAATCATCCAGCTGGAAGAACGAG AGGTGTTGCCCGTGGGCATCATCGCCGGGGCCACCATTGGTGCGGGCATCCTGCTCATCTTCTTCTTCAtcgccttggtgttcttcctctACCGACGCCGCAAAGGCA GTCGCAAGGACGTGACCCTCAGGAAGCTAGACATCAAGGTGGAGACAGTGAACCGTGAGCCACTCACAATGCACTCTGACCGAGAGGATGACACCGCCAGCGTGTCCACCGCCACCCGGGTCATGAAGGCCATCTACTCG TCCTTTAAGGATGATGTGGATCTGAAGCAGGACCTGCGCTGTGACACCATCGACACCCGGGAAGAGTATGAGATGAAG GACCCTACCAATGGCTACTACAACGTGCGTGCCCACGAAGACCGCCCGTCTTCCAGGACCATGATCTATGCCGACTACCGGGGCCCTGGCCCCACTACCCGCTTCGATGGCCGCCCCTCCTCCCGTCTCTCCCACTCCAGCGGCTACGCCCAGCTCAACACCTACAGCCGGGCCCCTGCCTCCGACTACGTCGCTGAGTCCACACCCTCTGGTCCTGCCGCCCCGGCTGGCACCGACACCACCAGCCAGTTGTCCTACGAGAACTATGAGAAGTTCAATTCCCATCCTTTCCCCGGGGCAGCTGGGTACCCCACCTACCGACTGGGATACCCCCAGGCCCCGCCCTCCGGCCTGGAGCGGACCCCATATGAGGCGTATGACCCCATTGGCAAGTATGCCACGGCCACTCGGTTCTCCTACACCTCCCAGCATTCGGACTACGGCCAGCGCTTCCAGCAGCGCATGCAGACTCACGTGTAG